In Cyanobacterium stanieri LEGE 03274, the sequence CTTTGTATCAAATGTGGAAAATTTCATCCTAGTCAAGATCATTGGCAGTTTATGGAAAGTATGCCCAGTGATCCTTTGGACATGATTAGTGATTTGACCAAAATGGGGGTATATAAACCTCAAACCTTTGACATTGCCGATGCTCTAAGTTCGGCCGAACTAAGGAAAGAGTTATTTTTAAAAATGGCGGGAAAAGGTAATCCCAAACGTGAAAAGTTGATCTTAGAATTGGCAAAACAAGCAGGGGGTTTAGACAATGCCTTTGCTGCGGCTTTTGGCCCTAAAGCAGGGCAGTTTTTTGGGGATGCCATCCGTAATGGAGAAGTAAGTCGTCGTAAATTCTTGCAAAACGTGGCGATCGGTGCGGCCCTTGTAACCCTTGTAAATGCTTGTGGGAATGGTGGCGGGGATACGGTAGTTGATCCTGATGCGCCTCCTGCGGATGTATCTGGTTTGGAAAAAACTGATTTACGGGTGGGTTTTATTCCTATTACCTGTGCTACCCCCATTATTATGTCTGAGCCTTTAGGCTTCTATCAAAAATATGGTCTAAATACTCAGGTGGTAAAAATGCCGAGTTGGGGCGCTGTGAGGGATTCTGCCATCGCAGGGGAACTAGACGCTTATCATATGTTAGCTCCCATGCCCATTGCCATGACTTTGGGATTGGGTTCGGCAACCTTTGGAGTGAAATTAGCTAGTATTGAAAATATCAACGGTCAAGCTATTACAGTGGCCGAGAGACATAGGGGTAATGTGAACGGGCCAGAGGATTTTAGGGGCTTTGTTTTGGGTGTACCTTTCCCCTACTCCATGCACAATTTACTACTTAGATATTACCTTGCCACAGGGGGCATTAACCCTGATACTGATGTTACTATTCGCCCTGTACCGCCTCCAGATAGTATTGCACAGTTAGTGGCTGGGGATATTGATGGTTTCTTAATGCCTGATCCTTTTAACCAGAGGGCTGTATTTGAAGGAGTAGGGTTTATCCATAAACTTACCAAAGATATTTGGGATGGTCATCCCTGTTGTGCTTTTGCGGCTAGTAATACTTGGATTGATGAAAATCCTAATACTTTCCGAGCTTTGAATAAGGCGATTATTGAGGCAACGGATTACGCTAGGGTACAAGAAAATCGAGTGGAAATTGCCGAGGCTATTTCTGGTAGGGCGTTCTTAAATCAGCCTGTGGAAGTGGTTCAGGCAGTTTTAA encodes:
- a CDS encoding CmpA/NrtA family ABC transporter substrate-binding protein, with the protein product MGLTKTVLSQRDEWKGVENLCIKCGKFHPSQDHWQFMESMPSDPLDMISDLTKMGVYKPQTFDIADALSSAELRKELFLKMAGKGNPKREKLILELAKQAGGLDNAFAAAFGPKAGQFFGDAIRNGEVSRRKFLQNVAIGAALVTLVNACGNGGGDTVVDPDAPPADVSGLEKTDLRVGFIPITCATPIIMSEPLGFYQKYGLNTQVVKMPSWGAVRDSAIAGELDAYHMLAPMPIAMTLGLGSATFGVKLASIENINGQAITVAERHRGNVNGPEDFRGFVLGVPFPYSMHNLLLRYYLATGGINPDTDVTIRPVPPPDSIAQLVAGDIDGFLMPDPFNQRAVFEGVGFIHKLTKDIWDGHPCCAFAASNTWIDENPNTFRALNKAIIEATDYARVQENRVEIAEAISGRAFLNQPVEVVQAVLTGNFEDGLGNSFNIPDRIDFDPYPWQSFANWITSQLVRWDISGDGLGAQLVAERGYNEIGQDVFLTDLARELAEELGQTPPDDIYRTETLAFDEFDPQNPEAYIQAQIDEFGF